A genomic region of Runella rosea contains the following coding sequences:
- a CDS encoding YihY/virulence factor BrkB family protein, translated as MLQHWSDSKYRQLRKTYAFLHRKRFFSKGVSLADIGSLLIEKILLYDIDQRATAVAYNFTLAVFPAILFLFTLIPYFPIANMESQIMNFMYDAMPKSLYEFAAATIYDIISRKQGGILSFGFVFALLTATNGMGALMTAFNMVDHTSENRGFFKAKGIALLLTVLLSTVLFLAVLVIIVGGFLVDWLHQTILFGDNLTVFLLDALRYLVMFFAFTVAVAIIYRFAPKVRHGWRFFNLGAIIASMLIILVTYGFSFYLSRFGSYNKLYGSIGTIIAMMIWFYLVALLLIFGFELNTSIWRAKHDRKGPETKK; from the coding sequence ATGCTCCAACACTGGTCTGACTCCAAATACCGACAGTTGCGTAAAACTTATGCTTTCTTACACCGAAAGCGGTTCTTTAGCAAGGGCGTTTCGTTGGCGGATATTGGTTCATTGTTGATTGAAAAAATTCTTTTGTACGACATCGATCAACGGGCAACCGCCGTGGCTTACAACTTTACGCTCGCCGTTTTTCCCGCCATTTTGTTTTTGTTTACGCTGATTCCTTACTTCCCGATTGCCAACATGGAGTCTCAAATCATGAACTTCATGTACGATGCCATGCCCAAATCGCTGTACGAGTTTGCGGCGGCCACCATTTATGACATCATCAGTCGGAAGCAGGGCGGCATTCTATCGTTTGGTTTTGTGTTTGCGTTGCTCACCGCTACCAACGGAATGGGAGCGCTCATGACCGCTTTCAACATGGTAGACCATACCTCGGAAAATCGAGGTTTTTTTAAGGCCAAAGGGATTGCTTTATTGCTCACCGTGCTGTTGTCGACGGTGCTTTTTTTGGCAGTTTTGGTGATTATTGTGGGCGGGTTTTTGGTCGATTGGTTGCACCAAACCATTTTGTTTGGGGATAATTTAACCGTTTTTTTATTGGACGCTCTGCGCTATTTGGTGATGTTTTTTGCCTTTACGGTTGCGGTAGCCATCATTTACCGGTTTGCGCCCAAAGTACGGCACGGGTGGCGCTTCTTTAATTTAGGGGCAATCATTGCCTCAATGTTGATTATTTTGGTAACCTACGGATTCTCTTTTTATCTCTCTCGTTTTGGTAGTTACAACAAACTCTACGGCTCTATCGGAACCATCATCGCGATGATGATTTGGTTTTACCTCGTGGCGTTGCTGTTGATTTTTGGATTTGAGCTGAATACCAGTATTTGGCGGGCCAAGCATGACAGAAAAGGCCCTGAGACAAAAAAATAA
- a CDS encoding glycosyltransferase family 2 protein: MNPIVTVICTCYNHELFVRESLLSVIQQTYSAIQLIVIDNASTDESRRVIQRLVDEYPEIVFIRNTHNIGLCRAFNQGLGEATGKYVIDLAADDVMPPNRIEMQVQAFENLPKEYAVVFSNAAYIDSSGVKLGYHYALRANGHAKGQVPTGDIYKEILRRYFICTPSIMMRKSVLMKLGGYDENLSYEDFDFFIRSAHDYKYHYIDEVLMYKRVLDDSLATQFYRIGNPMLRSSWEVCNKAYDLSRSQEEYDILANRIREFIKKCFVAEDPEQALAFRKLLNYIEDPGWKTDLLVFLCRLHLPVNWLYQRYAKWRNHRNLALMQQGVPFVQLER, translated from the coding sequence ATGAATCCAATCGTCACCGTTATTTGCACCTGTTACAATCATGAACTCTTTGTTCGGGAAAGTCTTTTATCGGTCATTCAACAAACGTATTCTGCCATTCAGTTGATTGTGATTGATAACGCGAGCACTGATGAATCAAGGAGGGTGATTCAACGCTTAGTAGATGAGTATCCCGAAATTGTTTTTATCAGAAATACCCATAATATAGGACTATGTCGGGCTTTTAACCAAGGCCTTGGCGAAGCAACGGGTAAGTATGTCATTGATTTGGCCGCTGATGATGTGATGCCCCCCAATCGTATCGAAATGCAGGTACAAGCCTTTGAAAACCTCCCCAAAGAGTATGCGGTGGTGTTCTCAAATGCCGCTTACATTGATTCGTCGGGCGTCAAATTGGGCTATCATTATGCATTGCGCGCCAATGGACACGCCAAAGGCCAAGTGCCCACGGGCGATATCTACAAAGAAATTTTGCGACGCTACTTTATTTGTACACCTTCCATCATGATGCGTAAATCGGTGCTGATGAAACTGGGCGGGTACGATGAAAACCTCAGTTACGAAGATTTTGATTTTTTTATCCGTTCGGCCCACGATTATAAGTATCATTATATCGACGAAGTACTGATGTACAAACGCGTGTTGGATGATTCGTTGGCGACGCAATTTTACCGCATCGGCAATCCGATGCTGCGGTCGAGTTGGGAAGTGTGCAACAAGGCTTACGATTTGAGCCGTTCGCAAGAAGAATACGATATTCTAGCCAATAGAATCCGGGAGTTTATCAAGAAATGTTTCGTAGCCGAAGACCCCGAACAAGCCCTGGCATTCAGAAAGTTGCTCAATTACATCGAAGACCCTGGTTGGAAAACCGACCTTTTGGTGTTTCTCTGTCGCCTGCATTTGCCCGTCAACTGGCTTTATCAGCGCTACGCTAAGTGGCGCAACCACCGCAACCTCGCCCTGATGCAGCAGGGAGTCCCTTTTGTTCAACTGGAACGATAG
- a CDS encoding L-threonylcarbamoyladenylate synthase translates to MPAEFLHIHPQTPEPRKIQQVVNSLRNGGIVIYPTDTVYALGCDIHNARAVERIARIKGIKPQKNDFSFICHDLSHISDYARVSNAAFKVMKRLLPGPFTFILEANNKVPKVLANRKTVGIRVPDHPITRMIVFELDHPIITTSIKDDEDEIMEYPTDPEIIFERFQHQVDIVIDGGFGGLIPSTVIDATDDNFDIIREGAGEFMR, encoded by the coding sequence GTGCCTGCGGAATTTCTTCATATTCATCCCCAAACGCCCGAACCGCGTAAGATTCAGCAGGTAGTCAACAGCCTGCGTAATGGCGGCATTGTTATTTATCCCACCGACACCGTCTACGCCCTCGGCTGCGATATTCACAACGCCCGTGCCGTGGAGCGCATTGCGCGGATCAAAGGAATCAAACCCCAAAAGAATGATTTCTCGTTTATTTGCCACGATTTGAGCCATATTTCAGACTACGCTAGGGTAAGCAACGCCGCTTTTAAAGTAATGAAACGACTCCTGCCCGGACCGTTTACGTTTATTTTGGAAGCCAACAATAAGGTCCCGAAAGTCTTGGCCAACCGAAAAACCGTGGGAATCAGGGTGCCCGACCATCCCATTACGCGGATGATTGTATTTGAATTGGACCATCCCATCATTACTACTTCTATCAAAGATGACGAAGACGAAATCATGGAATACCCCACCGATCCCGAGATTATCTTTGAACGTTTTCAGCATCAGGTAGATATCGTCATCGACGGAGGTTTTGGTGGGTTGATTCCTTCTACGGTGATTGATGCCACCGACGATAATTTTGACATTATTCGGGAAGGTGCAGGGGAATTTATGCGTTAA
- a CDS encoding DUF58 domain-containing protein: MKYLRQLYISTLFWEAFIGLTATFLLAFAFPFLFGIAKIGSAIAALLAVADLVLLFRNNEGVFARRDVTDRLSNGDPNPITIYLENRYGFKARLEVIDEIPFQFQKRDVLFEAELVPNETQLLRYELRPTKRGEYSFGAVNVLVKSPLGLMKRRFQFSQNKMVAVYPSYLQMRQYELMAISNRLTELGIKRIRRLGHSMEFEQIRPYVQGDDIRTVNWKATARRNGLMVNAFQDERSQAVYCLIDKGRVMKSPFEGLTLLDYAINATLVLSNIALLKQDKAGVITFSEVIGQILPAERKAGQMQKILETLYKQKTRYLESDYETLYSYVKTHVRQRSLLLLFTNFETVNAMRRQLPFLRRLAKTHLLIVVFFENTETSLLLKTPAENTEDIYLKTIAERFFYEKRRIVKELEQYGIQSILTAPKDLNANTVNKYLELKARGMM; the protein is encoded by the coding sequence TTGAAATACCTTCGCCAACTTTATATCTCCACCCTTTTTTGGGAGGCTTTTATTGGATTAACGGCCACATTTTTGTTGGCGTTTGCTTTTCCATTTCTCTTCGGAATTGCCAAAATCGGAAGTGCCATCGCCGCATTGCTGGCGGTGGCCGATTTGGTTTTGCTTTTTAGAAATAATGAGGGCGTTTTTGCGCGTCGTGATGTAACCGACCGCCTTTCTAACGGTGACCCTAATCCAATTACCATTTACTTAGAAAACCGCTACGGATTTAAGGCCCGCTTGGAAGTGATTGACGAGATTCCGTTTCAATTTCAAAAACGCGACGTGCTGTTTGAAGCCGAGTTGGTGCCCAACGAAACCCAACTTTTACGCTACGAACTGCGCCCCACCAAGCGCGGTGAATATAGCTTTGGGGCCGTTAATGTATTGGTAAAAAGCCCGTTGGGGTTGATGAAACGTCGGTTTCAGTTTTCGCAAAATAAGATGGTGGCGGTGTATCCGTCGTACCTCCAAATGCGGCAATACGAATTGATGGCTATCTCCAACCGCCTGACCGAGCTGGGCATCAAGCGCATTCGTCGGTTGGGGCATAGCATGGAATTTGAACAAATTCGGCCTTATGTGCAGGGAGACGATATCCGCACCGTAAACTGGAAAGCAACCGCCCGACGTAACGGACTCATGGTGAATGCATTTCAGGACGAACGCTCACAGGCCGTGTATTGTTTGATTGACAAGGGCCGCGTCATGAAATCGCCGTTTGAAGGGCTGACGCTCTTGGATTATGCCATCAATGCCACGCTGGTATTGAGCAATATCGCTTTGTTGAAACAAGACAAGGCGGGCGTGATCACGTTTTCGGAAGTCATTGGTCAAATTCTGCCCGCTGAGCGTAAAGCGGGTCAAATGCAGAAGATTCTGGAAACGCTCTACAAGCAGAAAACGCGTTACCTAGAAAGTGATTACGAAACCCTGTATTCATACGTAAAAACGCACGTGCGGCAGCGGAGTTTGTTGTTGTTGTTTACTAATTTTGAAACCGTCAACGCCATGCGCCGGCAGTTGCCTTTCCTGAGGCGATTGGCCAAAACCCATTTGCTGATCGTGGTGTTCTTCGAGAATACAGAGACTTCTTTATTGCTCAAGACCCCCGCCGAAAACACCGAAGACATCTACCTCAAAACCATTGCCGAGCGGTTTTTCTACGAAAAGCGCCGCATCGTGAAAGAACTCGAACAATACGGCATCCAATCCATCCTCACCGCCCCCAAAGACCTGAATGCCAATACGGTGAATAAGTATTTGGAATTGAAGGCGAGAGGGATGATGTAG
- a CDS encoding alpha/beta fold hydrolase, whose product MKNTPNLLILALLLLTLLGHAQTPKKTATVVNYGNNAKNGHYFATSGINLYYETYGQGKPLLLIHGNGGSIKDYRYQIPYFSKHYQVIAVDSRAQGKSTDTGSVLNYEIMADDFDALLTHLKLDSVFVIGWSDGGINGLLLAMRHPEKVKKLAITGANLRPDTTAVTAEGYKMIAEEGAKLRAGVQNDATKNTLKLLHMMEIEPNIPLSALRKIKCPVLVMGGDFDVIKPRHTLEIFENIPQAYLWIFPESGHGAVHRYRNEFNAKVQHFFTHPYKKPNWIDWEP is encoded by the coding sequence ATGAAAAACACCCCTAATCTCCTGATTTTAGCACTGCTGCTCCTTACCTTGCTCGGTCATGCCCAAACGCCAAAGAAAACAGCAACCGTGGTCAACTATGGGAATAATGCCAAAAACGGGCATTACTTTGCTACCAGCGGCATCAATCTCTACTACGAAACCTACGGACAAGGAAAACCGCTGCTGCTGATTCACGGCAACGGCGGCTCCATCAAAGATTACCGATACCAAATTCCCTACTTTTCCAAACACTACCAAGTGATCGCGGTAGACAGTCGGGCGCAAGGCAAATCAACAGATACGGGCAGTGTATTGAACTACGAGATAATGGCCGACGATTTTGACGCCTTGCTGACGCATCTAAAACTGGATTCTGTTTTTGTGATTGGCTGGAGCGACGGCGGTATCAACGGGTTGCTGTTGGCGATGCGTCATCCGGAGAAAGTGAAAAAATTGGCGATTACGGGCGCTAACCTACGACCCGATACCACGGCGGTCACGGCCGAGGGCTATAAAATGATTGCCGAAGAAGGGGCGAAACTTCGGGCGGGCGTACAGAATGACGCCACTAAAAACACCCTCAAACTTCTGCACATGATGGAAATAGAGCCCAATATTCCGTTGTCTGCTCTGCGTAAAATCAAATGCCCCGTCTTAGTGATGGGGGGCGATTTTGATGTCATCAAGCCACGGCATACCTTAGAGATATTTGAAAACATTCCGCAGGCGTACCTGTGGATATTCCCCGAATCAGGACACGGAGCGGTGCATCGGTATCGAAATGAATTCAATGCCAAAGTGCAGCATTTTTTCACGCATCCCTACAAAAAGCCGAATTGGATCGATTGGGAGCCATGA
- a CDS encoding putative toxin-antitoxin system toxin component, PIN family: MPKKIKIRVILDTNLWISFLISKRLKVINNLFNREAITLIFSQELLDEFIEVAQRPKFKKYFSITDLERLLTLFDTYGELVTVISTVDICRDEKDNFLLALAKDSRANYLITGDEDLLIIKKFEDTEIVSYTQFEVYANEWS; encoded by the coding sequence ATGCCCAAAAAAATAAAAATTAGGGTTATCCTTGATACCAACCTTTGGATCAGTTTTTTGATTTCTAAACGGTTGAAGGTCATAAATAATCTATTCAACAGAGAAGCCATTACATTAATTTTTAGCCAAGAACTTTTGGATGAATTTATAGAAGTAGCCCAAAGACCAAAGTTTAAAAAATACTTTTCCATAACGGATCTGGAACGATTACTTACGCTTTTTGATACGTATGGTGAATTGGTCACTGTTATTTCTACCGTCGATATATGCAGAGATGAAAAAGACAACTTCCTGCTTGCCTTAGCAAAAGACAGTCGAGCTAATTATCTGATAACCGGTGATGAAGATTTATTGATTATCAAAAAATTTGAAGACACTGAAATTGTAAGCTATACTCAATTTGAAGTTTATGCAAACGAATGGAGTTAA
- a CDS encoding gamma-glutamyltransferase family protein, translated as MKLLRLLPLVFAFLLINREGNAQAFNNLPVTTQKPPLHGKHWMAITGKPLAATAGAMTFTKGGNAIDAACAMLAATCTMWDVLSWGGETQALIYNPKTKKVIAINAHGVAPTGATPEFYKGKGMKYPPQYGPLAAVTPGTPGGLMTMLAEYGTMSLKEVLAPAMEMAAGYPIEAQTANSIEKGKDLIKQWPYSKKVFLPHLGASREAPDAGEVFVQKDLLETLKKLVNAEQQALAKGKSRKDAIYAAYDVFYKGEIAKEFSRGCREQGGLITEQDLANWKVKIEEPMVTNYKGIDVYKLQQWTQGPAMLQALNILENFDLKSMGYNSTRYIHTLYQAMNLAFADRDFYYGDPAFGPEEPMKGLLSKEYAKERSKLINPEMNDPKAGPGDPYPFEGKVNPFQDMLKKWGSASLFDPKNNATLDEKFQDNFTAGTTSIETTDEEGWVVSVTPSGGWVPACIAGNTGIGMSQRMQAFVLDPKENPFNVVEPGKRPRVTLTPSLALKDGKPFLSFAKQAGDEQDQLLLQFFLNVVEFNMTVQEACEAPSFKTFQMYSSFGDHERINGGLTLNEAMPDWTRKDLGRMGYKINYQDRTSGPINAIYFDWVHNTFWGGSSNHGEDYGIGW; from the coding sequence ATGAAACTACTTCGCCTTTTGCCATTGGTTTTTGCCTTTCTTTTGATAAACAGAGAGGGTAATGCACAGGCATTCAATAACTTACCCGTTACGACCCAAAAGCCGCCCCTGCACGGAAAGCACTGGATGGCCATTACGGGCAAACCCTTGGCCGCTACGGCCGGGGCCATGACCTTTACCAAAGGCGGCAATGCCATTGATGCAGCCTGCGCCATGTTGGCCGCTACCTGTACCATGTGGGATGTGTTGAGTTGGGGAGGGGAGACGCAGGCGCTCATTTACAATCCCAAAACCAAAAAGGTCATCGCCATCAATGCCCACGGTGTCGCGCCTACGGGAGCCACGCCTGAGTTTTACAAAGGCAAAGGCATGAAATACCCGCCGCAATACGGCCCGTTGGCGGCCGTCACGCCCGGTACGCCCGGCGGACTGATGACGATGTTGGCCGAATACGGCACCATGTCGCTGAAAGAGGTGCTGGCACCCGCCATGGAAATGGCCGCCGGCTATCCTATCGAAGCCCAAACCGCCAATTCGATTGAAAAAGGCAAAGACCTCATCAAGCAGTGGCCGTATTCTAAAAAAGTATTTTTGCCGCATTTGGGCGCGAGTCGCGAAGCGCCCGATGCGGGTGAGGTGTTTGTCCAAAAAGATTTGTTGGAAACCCTGAAAAAATTGGTGAATGCCGAGCAACAGGCGTTGGCCAAGGGAAAATCCCGCAAAGACGCGATTTATGCCGCCTATGATGTGTTTTACAAAGGCGAGATTGCCAAAGAATTTTCGAGAGGTTGCCGCGAACAGGGCGGGTTGATTACCGAGCAGGATTTGGCCAACTGGAAAGTGAAAATCGAAGAGCCGATGGTGACCAACTACAAAGGCATCGACGTTTATAAATTGCAACAGTGGACCCAAGGCCCGGCCATGCTGCAAGCCCTGAATATTTTGGAGAATTTTGACCTTAAAAGCATGGGGTATAACTCCACGCGCTACATTCACACGTTGTATCAGGCCATGAATTTGGCGTTTGCCGACCGTGATTTTTACTATGGCGACCCCGCATTCGGTCCCGAGGAGCCCATGAAAGGTCTGCTTTCCAAGGAGTACGCCAAAGAGCGCAGCAAATTGATCAATCCCGAAATGAATGACCCCAAAGCAGGGCCTGGCGACCCGTATCCGTTTGAAGGAAAGGTCAATCCGTTTCAGGATATGCTGAAAAAATGGGGCAGCGCGAGCCTGTTTGACCCTAAAAATAATGCGACGTTAGACGAGAAATTTCAAGACAATTTTACCGCCGGTACTACTTCTATCGAAACCACGGACGAAGAAGGATGGGTGGTTTCCGTTACGCCCAGCGGCGGTTGGGTGCCTGCCTGCATTGCCGGCAACACGGGCATTGGCATGAGTCAGCGGATGCAGGCGTTTGTGTTGGACCCCAAAGAAAATCCGTTCAACGTTGTGGAGCCCGGCAAGCGCCCGCGCGTGACGTTGACGCCGAGTTTGGCTCTGAAAGATGGTAAGCCGTTTTTGTCTTTTGCCAAGCAGGCCGGCGATGAGCAGGACCAGTTGTTACTTCAATTTTTCCTCAACGTCGTGGAGTTCAACATGACTGTGCAGGAAGCCTGCGAAGCCCCGAGCTTCAAAACCTTCCAGATGTATTCCAGCTTCGGTGACCACGAACGAATCAACGGCGGATTGACCTTAAACGAAGCCATGCCGGACTGGACCAGAAAGGATTTGGGCCGAATGGGCTACAAAATCAACTACCAAGACCGCACCAGCGGACCCATCAACGCCATTTATTTTGACTGGGTGCATAATACTTTTTGGGGTGGCTCCAGCAACCACGGGGAGGATTATGGGATTGGCTGGTAG
- a CDS encoding Na+/H+ antiporter — protein sequence MIENFPFYLSLIVVIVLLIMLADKLKVAYPVLLVVTGLGISLLPGLPKIHIEPELIFIIFLPPLLYDAAFAMSWKELWRWRRIVTSFAFIVVFFTALSVAFVADWFIPGFSLALGFLLGGIVSPPDAISASAILKFVKVPRRMSSILEGESLLNDASSLIIFRFALIAATTGRFVWQEAALSFGWMVIGGAAIGVLVGWLFMKAHKYLPTDANMDIALTLVTPYVMYIAAEEVHSSGVLAVVSGGLLLSSQRHHFLSSSSRLRGVNVWQSLVFLLNGWVFLLIGLDLPEINEGLKKEGTALSVAIGYGLLITFVLIIVRTLASYGAVVVTQIAGRFIEVADRNPGWKAPLLLSWSGMRGVVSLAAALSIPIEMSNGVPFPHRNLILFITFVVILVTLLLQGLTLPWLIRKVTLPDYNDYLPEEETERLLKKGMHEHTLHYFKTNYSRHLISNGILRQKVAFWEQKSNPELEEAISEETKKIYLDILEQQRSWLRNKNKIDDKIDEEIIRKFLYGIDLEEEKLKYN from the coding sequence ATGATCGAAAATTTCCCCTTTTACCTTTCGTTGATTGTCGTCATCGTGCTGCTCATCATGCTGGCAGACAAACTGAAAGTGGCCTATCCGGTGCTGTTGGTCGTGACCGGATTGGGGATAAGCTTACTGCCCGGACTGCCTAAAATACACATTGAACCGGAGTTAATATTTATCATTTTTCTGCCTCCGCTGTTATACGATGCGGCCTTTGCCATGTCGTGGAAAGAACTGTGGCGGTGGCGGCGGATTGTTACCAGTTTTGCGTTTATCGTCGTTTTCTTTACGGCTTTGTCGGTGGCGTTTGTGGCAGATTGGTTCATTCCCGGGTTTTCATTGGCGTTGGGGTTTTTGCTGGGCGGTATTGTGTCACCCCCTGATGCCATAAGTGCGAGTGCGATTCTGAAATTTGTCAAAGTACCGCGTCGAATGTCGTCCATTTTGGAGGGAGAAAGCTTGCTGAACGATGCTTCTTCACTGATTATTTTTCGCTTTGCCCTGATTGCCGCCACCACCGGTCGCTTTGTGTGGCAGGAAGCAGCCCTTAGTTTTGGGTGGATGGTGATCGGGGGCGCTGCCATCGGCGTATTGGTCGGTTGGCTGTTTATGAAAGCCCACAAATACCTGCCCACTGATGCCAATATGGACATTGCTTTGACTTTGGTCACGCCGTACGTGATGTATATTGCAGCGGAAGAAGTCCACAGTTCCGGGGTGTTGGCTGTGGTCAGCGGTGGACTGCTTTTGTCAAGCCAAAGGCATCATTTTCTGAGCAGTTCGTCTCGCTTAAGGGGCGTCAATGTTTGGCAAAGCCTTGTGTTTCTGCTGAATGGATGGGTCTTTTTATTGATTGGACTGGATTTGCCCGAAATCAACGAAGGATTAAAAAAAGAAGGGACGGCGCTCTCCGTAGCTATCGGCTACGGTTTATTGATCACATTCGTATTGATCATTGTACGGACTTTGGCCTCCTACGGAGCCGTGGTTGTCACCCAAATAGCCGGCCGATTTATTGAGGTAGCCGACAGAAATCCGGGCTGGAAAGCTCCCCTCCTATTAAGTTGGTCGGGTATGCGCGGCGTAGTATCCTTGGCAGCGGCCCTGTCCATACCCATAGAAATGAGCAACGGAGTTCCGTTTCCGCACCGAAACCTTATTTTGTTTATCACCTTTGTTGTCATTTTAGTCACCTTATTGTTACAGGGACTTACCCTTCCCTGGTTAATCAGAAAAGTAACTCTGCCCGACTACAACGATTATCTTCCCGAAGAAGAAACCGAACGATTGCTCAAAAAAGGAATGCATGAGCATACCTTGCACTACTTCAAAACCAACTACAGCCGACACCTTATCAGCAATGGCATCTTGCGACAAAAAGTGGCCTTTTGGGAACAAAAAAGCAATCCAGAACTTGAAGAGGCTATTTCGGAAGAAACCAAAAAGATCTATCTGGACATTTTAGAACAACAAAGGTCGTGGCTCCGAAACAAAAACAAAATTGACGACAAGATCGATGAAGAAATCATCCGAAAGTTTTTGTACGGGATAGATTTAGAAGAAGAGAAGCTCAAGTACAATTAG
- a CDS encoding Fic family protein, protein MPTYIYEYPHWPDFSWDDTAINVVFGEVRLMQGKLIGQMSALGFSAKEEATLTTLTLDVVKSSEIEGELLNYDQVRSSIARRLGINTAGLVASSRHIEGVVEMMLDATQRHTMPLTEKRLFGWHAALFPTGYSGPYQIETGRYRSGEMQVVSGAMGKEKVHYVAVMPERVKPEMDQFLDWFNTENRLDPVLKAAIAHFWFIIIHPFDDGNGRIARAINDLLLARSEGSGERFYSMSNQILTERKRYYEVLQKVQHSSGDITEWLDWFLHCLKNAMLATENTTQKIVRKAEFWKRHEHTPINERQRLILNKLFDDFEGKLQTSKWAKMTKTSTDTALRDIKDMVEKGILQPTEEGGRNVNYELVNFN, encoded by the coding sequence ATGCCAACTTACATTTACGAGTATCCCCATTGGCCTGATTTTTCGTGGGACGATACCGCCATAAACGTCGTCTTTGGTGAGGTGCGGCTGATGCAAGGCAAATTGATAGGACAAATGAGTGCTTTAGGCTTTTCTGCCAAAGAAGAAGCAACACTTACCACCCTCACCTTAGATGTCGTAAAATCATCCGAAATAGAAGGGGAATTACTCAATTATGACCAAGTGCGTTCGTCTATTGCCAGACGTTTGGGCATCAACACTGCCGGACTTGTGGCAAGCAGTCGCCACATAGAAGGCGTGGTAGAAATGATGCTTGACGCTACTCAACGGCACACGATGCCTTTAACCGAAAAGCGTTTGTTTGGTTGGCATGCCGCACTCTTTCCCACAGGGTACAGCGGGCCGTATCAAATAGAAACGGGACGATACCGATCAGGCGAAATGCAGGTGGTTTCGGGTGCCATGGGCAAAGAAAAAGTGCATTACGTAGCCGTAATGCCCGAAAGGGTTAAACCGGAAATGGACCAATTTTTGGATTGGTTCAACACCGAAAACCGCCTTGATCCTGTTTTAAAAGCCGCTATAGCCCACTTTTGGTTTATTATCATTCACCCATTTGACGACGGAAACGGCAGAATTGCAAGAGCTATCAATGATCTATTGCTTGCCCGTTCCGAGGGCAGTGGGGAGCGCTTTTACAGTATGTCGAATCAAATATTGACCGAACGCAAACGCTACTATGAAGTATTGCAAAAAGTACAACACAGCTCCGGCGACATAACTGAATGGCTCGATTGGTTTTTGCATTGCCTCAAAAATGCGATGCTTGCCACCGAAAACACTACCCAAAAAATAGTTCGCAAAGCTGAATTTTGGAAACGGCACGAGCATACCCCCATCAACGAACGCCAACGACTCATCCTCAATAAACTCTTTGACGATTTTGAAGGAAAACTGCAAACCTCAAAATGGGCTAAAATGACCAAAACCTCCACCGACACCGCCTTACGGGATATAAAGGATATGGTAGAAAAAGGCATTCTGCAACCAACGGAAGAAGGAGGACGAAATGTGAACTACGAATTAGTAAACTTTAATTGA
- a CDS encoding ClpXP adapter SpxH family protein, translating into MENNNPLLCNSEEGICEIPFGKTNTTDRNTIKSIKKPIKVIYYTDPICSSCWGIEPQLRKLKAEYGNSIEIEYRMGGLLPDWSYNSGGISKPSDVAHHWDEVSLKYDMPIDGDVWLEDPLPSSYPPSIAFKAAQRQDNVRAILFLREIREMVFLQKKNITQWKHLEAAAQHVGLDIVQFQQDYEGKAKEDFNNDLKLGRELGVRGFPTMFFIDNTGKTEMVYGSKPYSAFENVVLSLYPTVEKNDYDKSYEAVFSKYNTLTAKEFSELTGMARSEGEHFLNELTANEALEKLTTKNGAIWKMKITGR; encoded by the coding sequence ATGGAAAACAATAATCCTTTGTTGTGTAATTCTGAAGAGGGTATCTGTGAAATACCCTTCGGTAAAACCAATACAACTGACCGTAATACGATCAAATCAATTAAAAAACCCATAAAGGTTATCTATTATACCGACCCCATTTGTTCTTCCTGTTGGGGTATTGAGCCACAGTTGAGAAAATTAAAAGCAGAATACGGCAACAGTATTGAAATAGAATACCGAATGGGTGGCTTGTTGCCTGATTGGAGTTATAACAGTGGTGGCATAAGTAAACCTTCGGACGTAGCTCACCATTGGGACGAAGTGAGTCTTAAGTACGATATGCCCATTGACGGTGATGTTTGGTTAGAAGACCCATTGCCTTCTTCCTATCCACCTTCCATTGCTTTTAAAGCGGCACAACGGCAAGACAATGTGAGAGCCATTTTATTTCTTCGTGAAATCAGAGAAATGGTTTTCCTGCAAAAAAAGAATATCACCCAATGGAAGCATCTGGAAGCCGCAGCCCAACATGTTGGCTTGGACATTGTGCAATTCCAACAGGATTACGAAGGCAAAGCAAAAGAAGACTTCAACAACGATTTAAAACTGGGAAGAGAATTAGGCGTACGGGGATTTCCTACCATGTTTTTTATCGACAATACAGGTAAGACAGAAATGGTTTATGGGTCTAAACCTTATTCAGCTTTTGAAAATGTTGTTTTAAGCCTATATCCAACAGTGGAAAAAAATGATTATGACAAAAGTTACGAAGCTGTATTTTCAAAATATAACACGTTGACTGCAAAAGAATTTTCGGAACTGACAGGAATGGCAAGAAGCGAAGGCGAGCACTTTTTAAACGAATTGACGGCAAACGAAGCATTGGAAAAATTGACTACCAAAAACGGAGCCATTTGGAAAATGAAGATTACCGGCCGCTAA